The segment CGGGTTTTATTACTGTTGCGCTGCGGTTTTTCAACCGGTGCCTGATCTAAGATCCGGTTACCTGTATCATCCAAATAATAGTGCGCAGCATTCGCTGCTTCTTGTACCATCACTTTGTGGATAGGAAGCAAACTGTTGGCGATTAACTCTGTTTGATCGAACCCGGTAGAAGCGGTCAGCTTTACCCCCATCAATGCCTGGATACTCTCCTGACGATAGTAAGGTGCGCCGACAAAGAACTTGTGCAGTGCTATCAGGCTGCTGGCACTGTAGCCATACTTCTGACCTGGCTCACCATCCTCTGTCACCTCATCGGGTAACTTAGCTGTGAAATACTGACCACAGGCATTGCAGCGCAACCGTTCCATAACATGTTGCTCCGGTACGAACGGGCTTTGCCCGGTGATCCGCAACAGGGTGGCAGGTTCGTATTTGTACAGCTTACCTTGCTGGCACTCAGGACAGGGCTCGCCTTTATTCAGGCCGTCCAGTTTATGCTGAGTGACTTTTGGTTTGACTGGTGCATTTGGTTTGGTGCTTTGAGACTTGGGGCATTTTTGACCGCGGTTTTTGTTTTTCTTGCTTTTCTGGCCAAGCAGGGTGTTCATGGTCTCCGATGACCGAACCATGCCAACCAGCTTACGCAGCTTATGTAAGGTGATATCGTTGTCAGACAGGCGCTCCTGTAGGGCAGCCAGCGTCTTTAATGCCTTCAGCAAAATTTGGCAGTCTTGTGGGCTCAGTGCCAAATCATGCTCCGTCGCATCCTGCACCCGCTGGATAAGCCCATCCAGCTCTTCGCTGTCGATATCGGTAAGGTCTTGCGCCATTTCATGTCCTATTGGCTGGCTTGTTCTGTTGATGGCGTTCATTATTCCAGCCTCACATGATCGGTCAAATTGATCGTGAAGATCGATAACCCGATAGATAAAAATGTGCGCATGGTCATAGTCTTTGCCAGCCAGACTGACCCGTCAGCAGGGATTTAAGCTGC is part of the uncultured Draconibacterium sp. genome and harbors:
- a CDS encoding IS66 family transposase codes for the protein MAQDLTDIDSEELDGLIQRVQDATEHDLALSPQDCQILLKALKTLAALQERLSDNDITLHKLRKLVGMVRSSETMNTLLGQKSKKNKNRGQKCPKSQSTKPNAPVKPKVTQHKLDGLNKGEPCPECQQGKLYKYEPATLLRITGQSPFVPEQHVMERLRCNACGQYFTAKLPDEVTEDGEPGQKYGYSASSLIALHKFFVGAPYYRQESIQALMGVKLTASTGFDQTELIANSLLPIHKVMVQEAANAAHYYLDDTGNRILDQAPVEKPQRNSNKTRQRSGVYSSGLVAALVGEYNFVLYRTNIGHAGEFIDEILSQRDSPHPPLLMSDALPSNRSSLGYEVQHCLCNSHGRRQFAEVLNQFPDEVEQVLTWYGEIWRHDDEARERGLNAEQRLTWYKKRSLPVMGQIRDWGEGEGELNNDNVEENSGLGKAISYFNKHYEGMTAFCRLEGAQLDNNRAEQALKLVARNRKNAMFHKTQAGADIADVIMAMIATAAEAGVNVLDYFNTVQRKQSEVKANPERFLPWNYQSNF